Below is a genomic region from Streptomyces sp. R21.
GGGCACGATCGCGTGCAGGTTGTCGCCGTGCTGATGGCCATTGATGCCGGACTCGAGCGGCTGCGGCACGCCGTGCTGGAAAAGGGGGCAGACGATGATCGTTAAGTTTCATCCCAGAGGCCGCGGCGGTGGCGGCGGTCCGGTGGATTATCTGCTGGGGAAAGACCGGCAGCGCGACGGCGCCAGCGTTCTGCAGGGTAAGCCGGAGGAAGTGCGGGAGCTTATTGACGCCTCGCCTTACGCCAAGAAATACACCTCCGGCGTGCTGTCTTTTGCCGAACAGGATTTGCCGCCCGGCCAGCGTGAAAAGCTGATGGCGAGCTTTGAGCGGGTTCTGATGCCCGGACTCGATAAAGACCAGTACAGCGTACTGTGGGTTGAGCACCGGGACAAAGGGCGGCTGGAGCTGAACTTCCTGATCCCGAACACGGAGCTGCTGACCGGCAGACGTCTCCAGCCGTATTACGACCG
It encodes:
- a CDS encoding relaxase/mobilization nuclease domain-containing protein codes for the protein MIVKFHPRGRGGGGGPVDYLLGKDRQRDGASVLQGKPEEVRELIDASPYAKKYTSGVLSFAEQDLPPGQREKLMASFERVLMPGLDKDQYSVLWVEHRDKGRLELNFLIPNTELLTGRRLQPYYDR